In the genome of Streptomyces sp. NBC_00190, one region contains:
- a CDS encoding DUF4097 family beta strand repeat-containing protein, with amino-acid sequence MGRPRSRCERKKEDNAEFDTPAPVAAVLDIPAGRIRFIAADRADTTVEILPADPSKARDVKAAEQTTVEYADAVLRIEAAAPKNQILGPSGSVEVTVQLPAGSGVQAKTAAAELHGVGRLGDVAFDGAQGTVKLDETAGAHLTLLAGDICVGRLGGPARISTQKGDIHITEAVHGTLTLRTESGDVSVGAARGVSASLDAATAYGRINNALTNTDGAAAGLTIHATTSYGDITTRGH; translated from the coding sequence GTGGGCCGACCGAGGTCGCGCTGCGAGAGAAAGAAAGAAGACAATGCAGAGTTCGACACTCCCGCCCCGGTCGCCGCCGTCCTCGACATCCCCGCGGGGCGCATCCGATTCATCGCCGCGGACCGGGCCGACACCACCGTGGAGATCCTGCCCGCGGACCCTTCCAAGGCCCGTGACGTGAAGGCGGCGGAGCAGACGACGGTCGAGTACGCCGACGCGGTCCTGCGGATCGAGGCGGCGGCACCGAAGAACCAGATCCTCGGTCCCTCCGGATCGGTCGAGGTGACCGTCCAACTGCCCGCCGGCTCCGGCGTCCAGGCGAAGACGGCCGCCGCCGAGCTCCACGGCGTCGGGCGGCTCGGCGACGTCGCGTTCGACGGCGCGCAGGGCACCGTCAAGCTCGACGAGACCGCTGGCGCCCACCTCACCCTCCTCGCCGGCGACATCTGCGTGGGCCGCCTCGGCGGCCCCGCCCGGATCAGCACCCAGAAGGGCGACATCCACATCACCGAGGCCGTGCACGGCACGCTCACGCTGCGCACCGAGTCCGGCGACGTGTCGGTCGGCGCCGCCCGCGGAGTCTCCGCCTCCCTGGACGCCGCCACCGCCTACGGCCGCATCAACAACGCACTCACCAACACCGACGGCGCCGCCGCAGGCCTGACCATCCACGCGACCACGTCCTACGGCGACATCACCACCCGCGGCCACTGA
- a CDS encoding transposase family protein yields the protein MLVYPSSIDLSSRTLRHLTERLAVRQREIGTRWRRLPAGRQALLALAYLRCGDTYAELAAGFGTGIATAYRYVREAIEVLAALAPTLAKAMETARTKAFVILDGTLLPIDRIAADTPYCSGKHKRHGMNVQVLTDPFGRLLWAPPALPGATHDLTAARSHRIVDALAAAGLKCWADKAYQGAGQDIRVPIRGRRLKRWKRRHNSSHAKIRCVGEQAVAVLKGWRLLRKLRCSTNRITDIVKAVLVLHHASTRGWKGSL from the coding sequence GTGCTCGTCTATCCGTCGTCGATCGATCTGTCCAGCCGTACGCTGCGGCACCTGACGGAGCGGCTCGCAGTGCGGCAACGGGAGATCGGTACGCGGTGGCGACGACTGCCCGCCGGCCGTCAGGCCCTGCTCGCCCTGGCCTACCTGCGGTGCGGCGACACCTACGCTGAGCTTGCCGCCGGGTTCGGAACCGGCATCGCGACCGCCTACCGGTACGTCCGCGAGGCCATAGAAGTCCTGGCCGCTCTCGCACCGACCCTGGCCAAGGCGATGGAGACGGCCCGGACGAAAGCGTTCGTGATCCTGGACGGCACGCTGTTGCCGATCGACCGGATCGCCGCCGACACCCCCTACTGCTCGGGAAAACACAAGCGGCACGGCATGAATGTGCAGGTCCTCACCGACCCGTTCGGCCGACTTCTCTGGGCACCACCGGCCCTGCCCGGAGCCACTCACGACCTGACCGCGGCCCGAAGCCATCGCATCGTCGACGCGCTTGCCGCCGCGGGACTGAAGTGCTGGGCGGACAAGGCCTACCAAGGCGCGGGTCAGGACATCCGAGTCCCCATCCGGGGCCGTCGGCTCAAGCGCTGGAAACGACGGCACAACAGCAGTCACGCGAAGATCCGCTGCGTCGGAGAGCAGGCCGTGGCCGTGCTGAAGGGCTGGCGCCTCCTGCGGAAGCTCCGCTGCAGCACGAACCGGATTACCGACATCGTGAAGGCAGTCCTCGTCCTCCACCACGCCTCAACACGAGGTTGGAAAGGCTCACTCTGA
- a CDS encoding GNAT family N-acetyltransferase yields the protein MSEHVHVVPLHRVSVTHAAAWHQVVAASMAHDLPGVPPPGRGQVHAQLTKPTLESHRLTWLAARADGVPVAVAGLRLFASPGRDHLAELELHVDPAHRRLGAGSLLLSAVVAACRTEGRRSLIVEAPADSPGEAFCERWGFRRVLSLDHLLLHFDRLDESAVLLAAGPGHPGYRLTGWTGTVPDDLADAFAAAKNAMNDMPTGDLDYGSVDWDADRVRAMAKVIADRGDTLLTIAAVHDDGTMAGYTEILLPQGAPPRAQQYDTAVVPAHRGHGLGLWVKAAMVRRLRAEHPGVVEIETDNAEDNVHMLAVNRALGFRSYRRTREFQLDVPAI from the coding sequence TTGTCCGAGCACGTCCACGTCGTTCCGCTCCATCGCGTCTCGGTGACCCACGCCGCCGCGTGGCACCAGGTAGTCGCCGCCTCGATGGCTCACGACCTGCCGGGAGTGCCGCCTCCCGGGCGCGGGCAGGTCCACGCCCAGCTCACCAAGCCCACCTTGGAGAGCCACCGGCTGACCTGGCTGGCCGCCAGGGCGGACGGCGTCCCGGTCGCGGTCGCGGGTCTGCGGCTGTTCGCCTCCCCGGGGCGGGACCACCTCGCCGAACTGGAACTCCACGTCGACCCCGCGCACCGGCGCCTGGGAGCCGGCTCGCTCCTGCTGTCGGCGGTCGTGGCGGCCTGCCGCACCGAGGGCCGTCGCAGCCTGATCGTCGAAGCTCCGGCCGACAGCCCGGGCGAAGCCTTCTGCGAACGATGGGGCTTCCGACGGGTGCTGAGCCTGGATCACCTGCTGCTGCACTTCGACCGGTTGGACGAGTCGGCCGTACTCCTGGCCGCCGGTCCCGGGCATCCCGGGTACCGGCTGACCGGCTGGACCGGAACGGTTCCCGACGACCTCGCCGACGCCTTCGCCGCGGCCAAGAACGCGATGAACGACATGCCCACGGGAGACCTGGACTACGGCAGCGTGGACTGGGACGCCGACCGCGTCCGCGCCATGGCCAAGGTGATCGCCGACCGCGGGGACACCCTGCTGACCATCGCCGCCGTCCACGACGACGGAACCATGGCCGGCTACACCGAGATCCTGCTCCCCCAGGGAGCGCCGCCGCGGGCCCAGCAGTACGACACGGCGGTCGTGCCCGCGCACCGCGGCCACGGGCTGGGGCTGTGGGTCAAGGCGGCGATGGTGCGCCGGCTGCGCGCCGAACACCCGGGAGTCGTTGAGATCGAGACGGACAACGCCGAGGACAACGTCCACATGCTGGCGGTCAACCGCGCACTGGGTTTCCGCTCCTACCGGCGCACGCGCGAGTTCCAGCTCGACGTACCGGCGATCTGA
- a CDS encoding TetR/AcrR family transcriptional regulator, with protein sequence MGLREIKKQQTRTAIADAALPLFLEHGFDQVTVAEVARHAGVSTNTVFNYFPAKEDLFFDRQAEVENHLAALVRDRTPGTCPIEAVRDDLLSALRQDHPMLGLQPGAPAFWQIIEDSPALRAREREIGERIEAALATALTEHPANAADTPGDAGYPLPVLVAGAIAGTHRAALRELRRHIMSGKPPVPARDAVASAALQAFNLLCSGFHAGGGRSQEPKFRQ encoded by the coding sequence ATGGGCCTTCGTGAGATCAAGAAGCAGCAGACCCGCACGGCGATCGCCGACGCGGCCCTGCCGCTGTTCCTGGAGCACGGCTTCGACCAGGTCACGGTCGCCGAGGTGGCACGGCACGCGGGCGTATCCACCAACACCGTGTTCAACTACTTCCCCGCCAAGGAAGACCTGTTCTTCGACCGCCAGGCCGAGGTCGAGAACCACCTCGCCGCCCTGGTACGCGACCGAACCCCGGGAACCTGCCCCATCGAGGCCGTCCGCGACGACCTGCTCTCCGCCCTGCGGCAGGACCACCCCATGCTCGGACTCCAGCCCGGAGCGCCCGCGTTCTGGCAGATCATCGAGGACAGCCCGGCCCTGCGCGCCCGCGAACGCGAGATCGGCGAACGCATCGAAGCTGCTCTGGCGACCGCTCTGACCGAACATCCGGCGAACGCCGCAGACACACCCGGCGATGCCGGCTACCCGTTGCCCGTGCTCGTCGCGGGAGCCATCGCCGGAACGCACCGCGCCGCACTGCGCGAGCTCCGACGACACATCATGTCCGGCAAACCGCCCGTGCCCGCCCGCGATGCCGTCGCCTCGGCGGCCCTCCAGGCATTCAACCTGCTCTGCTCCGGATTTCACGCAGGTGGAGGACGGTCCCAGGAGCCGAAGTTCCGGCAGTAA
- a CDS encoding helix-turn-helix transcriptional regulator → MLYGRGTEQDQIHRMLIRAGDGASCALVIHGEAGIGKTALLEYAAGLAGPGRVLRTVGIESEMELAFGGLHQLLWPVSNYRDQLPEPQAAALNAAFGLSGEAVRDRFSLGTAVLTTLSQAAGSGPLLCLIDDSQWLDQASLDALTFAARRLHTEGVVMLFAVRDGVPGGQITGLPQLLLHGLDPSAVDALLTDRVAALSPYTRDQIVEQAQGNPLALLELPAALTAEQRAGQLNPVTLPAGLSTPSSRIQETFREQIRRLPEPTRAMLLVAAADDSGDLDLVLRASTRFGATLEDLEPAEHATLILLTENALSFRHPLIRSATYQNGALARRLAAHRALADALDEESGVGKHADRRAWHLAAATTGADEAVAAEMVGVAQRAGGRQGTASASAAYERAAQLTADSAGRARLLAAAAFTSAEAGQFHRTAALTDHINAVALDPGMLADFARVRAIVELDRGSPGQAARILLECADRISSSADLAPVLTEAVQTAQSSGDRQLMADVAARLPDSPEYAMARAMTGPLDAVRDTMGHSQAGEGEAGFAERILAGTYDQLFADHGTALDTAIACVRDCRAQDMVGWLHTALHLLAETQLSLGLYEEARTAATEGLAVAEQFGRRHRETYLRATLATLAALQGEQERCVGLSEATLDYADAHGIELAAAHAHRALGLLDLGLGDAGNALTHLEAARSRVGHPTLAAFLLPDLVEAAIRAGQRERAAEPVALLAQWAQAAHQPTALALSRRCQAVTGPEDEAEQHFTAALHLHDAGTTQPFERARTELLYGEWLRRERRRTDARSHLRTALETFEKLGAQPWTSRARTELQASGETVDPDSRPNALLGRLSPQEREVVRLAATGATNRQIATQLFLSPRTVGHHLYRAFPKLGITTRTELPQLLRQDR, encoded by the coding sequence ATGCTGTACGGGCGAGGGACCGAGCAAGACCAGATACACCGGATGCTCATCCGTGCCGGCGACGGTGCGAGCTGTGCGCTGGTGATCCACGGTGAGGCCGGAATAGGCAAGACGGCACTGCTGGAGTACGCCGCCGGGCTCGCGGGCCCCGGGCGGGTGCTACGGACGGTGGGCATCGAATCGGAGATGGAGTTGGCCTTCGGCGGCCTGCACCAGCTCCTGTGGCCCGTCAGCAACTACCGGGACCAGCTGCCCGAGCCGCAGGCCGCTGCCCTGAACGCAGCGTTCGGCCTGTCCGGCGAGGCGGTGCGAGACCGGTTCAGCCTGGGGACGGCGGTGCTGACGACCCTGTCGCAGGCCGCGGGCAGCGGCCCTCTCCTGTGCCTGATCGACGACTCCCAGTGGCTGGACCAGGCATCCCTGGACGCTCTGACGTTCGCGGCCCGGCGGCTCCACACCGAGGGCGTGGTGATGCTGTTCGCCGTCCGGGACGGTGTGCCCGGCGGGCAGATCACCGGCTTGCCACAGCTACTGCTGCACGGCCTCGACCCCTCGGCCGTCGATGCCCTCCTCACCGACCGCGTCGCCGCCCTGTCGCCCTATACACGGGACCAGATCGTCGAGCAGGCACAGGGCAACCCGCTGGCCCTGCTGGAATTGCCTGCGGCCCTCACCGCCGAACAGCGTGCCGGCCAGCTGAACCCCGTCACCCTTCCCGCCGGGCTGTCCACGCCCTCCAGCCGGATCCAGGAGACCTTCCGGGAGCAGATTCGCCGACTGCCCGAACCCACCCGGGCCATGCTGCTGGTGGCCGCTGCCGACGACTCCGGCGACCTCGACCTCGTGCTGCGGGCATCGACCCGTTTCGGCGCCACCCTGGAGGACCTGGAACCGGCTGAACACGCCACGCTCATCCTGCTGACCGAGAACGCCCTGTCCTTCCGCCACCCCCTCATCAGGTCGGCCACCTACCAAAACGGCGCCCTGGCCCGGCGCCTCGCAGCCCACAGGGCGCTGGCCGACGCGCTGGACGAGGAGTCGGGCGTCGGCAAGCACGCCGACCGCCGGGCCTGGCACCTGGCGGCCGCCACGACCGGGGCCGACGAAGCCGTCGCCGCCGAGATGGTGGGCGTCGCGCAACGGGCCGGAGGCCGACAGGGAACGGCCTCGGCCTCGGCCGCTTACGAACGGGCGGCGCAACTGACCGCAGACTCCGCCGGACGCGCCCGGCTCCTGGCCGCCGCGGCCTTCACCTCGGCCGAGGCCGGGCAGTTCCACCGCACCGCAGCCCTCACCGACCACATCAACGCAGTCGCCCTGGACCCGGGAATGCTCGCCGACTTCGCCCGCGTCCGGGCCATCGTCGAGCTCGACCGGGGATCACCGGGCCAGGCCGCGCGCATCCTTCTCGAATGCGCTGACCGGATCAGCAGTTCCGCCGATCTGGCTCCGGTACTGACCGAGGCGGTCCAGACGGCCCAGTCCTCGGGCGACCGGCAGCTGATGGCCGACGTCGCCGCCCGGCTCCCCGACTCGCCGGAGTACGCAATGGCGAGAGCGATGACAGGCCCCCTCGACGCCGTCAGGGACACGATGGGGCATTCGCAGGCCGGGGAAGGGGAGGCCGGATTCGCCGAAAGGATCCTGGCCGGGACGTACGACCAGCTCTTCGCCGATCACGGTACCGCTCTCGACACCGCCATCGCCTGCGTACGCGACTGCCGGGCCCAGGACATGGTCGGCTGGCTCCACACCGCACTGCACCTGCTCGCCGAGACCCAACTGTCGCTGGGGCTCTACGAGGAGGCCCGTACCGCCGCCACGGAGGGGCTGGCCGTCGCCGAGCAGTTCGGCCGCCGCCACCGGGAGACGTACCTGCGTGCAACCCTGGCCACGCTCGCCGCCCTCCAGGGCGAACAGGAGCGGTGCGTCGGCCTGAGCGAAGCGACACTGGACTACGCCGATGCCCATGGCATCGAACTGGCCGCTGCCCACGCGCACCGGGCCCTCGGCCTGCTCGACCTCGGCCTCGGCGACGCCGGGAACGCGCTCACCCACCTGGAAGCGGCAAGATCCCGAGTGGGGCACCCCACTCTGGCGGCCTTCCTCCTTCCCGACCTGGTGGAGGCCGCGATCCGGGCCGGGCAACGGGAGCGCGCGGCGGAGCCCGTGGCGCTACTGGCGCAATGGGCGCAGGCCGCACACCAGCCCACGGCGCTCGCCCTCTCGCGTCGCTGCCAGGCAGTGACCGGTCCCGAAGACGAGGCCGAGCAGCACTTCACGGCCGCCCTGCACCTGCACGACGCGGGCACCACCCAGCCGTTCGAACGAGCCCGCACCGAACTGCTGTACGGGGAATGGCTCCGTCGCGAACGGCGCCGGACCGATGCCCGCAGCCACCTCCGCACCGCCCTGGAGACATTCGAGAAGCTCGGCGCCCAGCCATGGACGTCCCGAGCCCGCACCGAACTCCAGGCGAGCGGTGAGACCGTGGATCCCGACAGCCGTCCGAACGCGCTGCTCGGCCGGCTCAGCCCGCAGGAACGGGAAGTCGTACGACTCGCCGCCACGGGTGCCACCAACCGCCAGATCGCCACCCAGCTCTTCCTGAGCCCCCGCACCGTCGGCCACCACCTCTACCGGGCCTTCCCCAAGCTCGGCATCACCACCCGCACCGAACTCCCGCAGCTCCTCCGCCAGGACCGATGA